DNA from Lentibacillus amyloliquefaciens:
CATTGGTTAGTGGTAACAGTAAAATTAAATTGTATAATTTTCTATTATATTATACGATAAGTTATTTATTAGTTGCATGTTCAAAAAGTCGGAGAGGGGCTGACCTGACTGGTTCAAAGCCTATCGGCGGTTAGATGAAGATTTGCTGGCCGGTGTTTTATATTTGCCGGATTTTTTGAACAACCTCTATTATCGAACACTGTACATGCCGACAATAATGAATCACTTGTACAATTTTATAGCAATAGGAGGTGAAATCATGGATAATCCCTTAATCATCTCCATTTTGCTTGCCGTAATCCTGATCGTCGGTATTGTTGTTGGTTATCTGATTCGTAAATCTATTGGAGAAGCTAAAATAACCAGTGCGGAAAATTTAGCTAAACAAATAGTGGATGAAGCACATCGGAATGCAGATGCTGCCAAAAAGGAAGCACTTCTTGAGGCGAAAGACGAAAACCATAATCTTCGCCAGCAGACTGAAGATGACTTACGCGAACGGCGATTGGAAGTTCAAAAACAGGAAAATCGCCTGATGCAAAAAGAAGAAAATCTGGACAGGGAAAGCGAAACACTTAATCAGCGGGAAACTACGCTGGAAGGAAGGGAAGAATCTCTTACAGAAAAACAACAACAAATTGAAGAAATGGAAAGCAAAGTGGAAGCGATGCTTAATGAGCAGCAAACAGAGCTTGAGCGGATTTCCGGATATACGACCGAGCAGGCAAAACAGGTTATTTTAGAACGGGTCGAGCAAGAGGTCAATCACGAATCAGCATTAATGATTAAAGAAGCTGAAAATCGAGCTAAGGAAGAAGCTGATAAGAAGGCTAAAAGCATTCTTTCACTAGCCCTGCAGCGTTGTGCTGCAGACCACGTTGCGGAAACAACCGTGTCCGTTGTCAATCTGCCAAATGATGAAATGAAGGGACGCATCATTGGTCGTGAAGGACGTAACATACGGACATTGGAAACATTGACTGGTATTGACTTAATTATTGATGATACACCAGAGGCAGTCGTGTTGTCAGGGTTTGATCCCATCCGCCGTGAAATTGCTCGTATAGCTCTTGAAAAACTGGTGCAAGACGGAAGAATCCATCCCGCACGGATTGAAGAAATGGTTGATAAATCCAGACGCGATGTTGACGAATATATTCGTGAAGTGGGAGAGGAAACGACGTTCGATGTTGGAATACACGGACTCCATCCGGACCTGGTTAAAATTCTCGGCCGCTTAAAATACCGGACAAGCTATGGTCAGAATGTGCTGAACCATTCAACTGAGGTGGCGTATCTTTCAGGACTGCTTGCTGCAGAATTAGGCGAAGATGAAACACTGGCGAAAAGAGCCGGCTTGCTTCATGATATTGGAAAAGCAGTAGATCATGAGGTAGAGGGAAGCCATGTTGAAATTGGCAAAGAACTTGGAGTCAAGTACAAAGAACATGAGGTTGTCATCAATTCGATTGCATCTCACCACGGTGATGAAGAAGCAACTTCTATCATATCAGTACTGGTTGCAGCAGCCGATGCACTGTCAGCTGCCAGACCTGGTGCAAGAAGCGAAACATTGGAAAACTATATTAAACGTCTCGAGCGACTGGAAGAGATTTCAGAGTCGTATTCCGGTGTAGAGAAGTCATTTGCTATTCAGGCCGGACGGGAAATAAGAATTATGGTTAAACCTGATGAGATTAATGATATTGACTCTGTTCGAATTGCGCGTGATATTCGCAAACAAATCGAAGGTGAACTACAATATCCGGGACATATAAAAGTTACTGTTATTCGCGAAACACGGGCAGTAGAATATGCAAAATAAGCAAAAAAGCGGCTGTGAAGCCGCTTTTTCGCTTTACAGAGGCATGTGATTATGTAACACTATCAATACTTCAATAGATACGAGGGTGAAAAGAATGAAAATTTTATTTATTGGTGATGTAACAGGCTCTCCGGGCCGAGATATGGTTCGGACGTATTTGCCAAAGCTGAAAGAAAAATATCATCCCAACATGACCATCATTAACGGTGAAAATGCAGCCGCCGGCAAAGGCATTAATAAAAAGATATATAAACAATTTCTTGAGTGGGGCGCCAATGTGATCACGATGGGGAACCATACATGGGACAAAAAAGAAATATTTGAGTTTATTGATGAGGCGAATAATTTGGTGCGTCCTGCAAATTTTCCGGAAGGGACACCGGGAAAAGGTATTGTATTTATTAATCTAAACGGAACGGAAGTAGCAGTGATAAATGTACAAGGGCGTACGTTTCTTCCTGCTATTGATGATCCTTTCCGCAAAATGGATGAATTGGTTGAAACAGCCAGAAAGCGTACAAATATCATTTTTGTTGATGTTCACGCTGAAACGACCAGTGAAAAGCAGGCAATGGGCTGGTATTTGGATGGAAAAGTAAGTGCGGTAGCGGGGACACATACACATACGCAAACGGCTGATGAGCGAATTTTGCCTAAAGGAACAGCTTATATAACTGATGCCGGTATGACGGGCCCATATGATGCGATATTAGGTGTGGAAAAAGAAGCTGTTATGAAAAAATTTCTGACAAGCCTGCCTGTACGTTTTGAAATAGATGAAACGGGTAGAACACAAATGAATGGGGTATTAGTAACAGTTGATGACCATACAGGAAGCGCTCGCAAAATTGAGCGTATATTAATTAATGATGATCATCCCTTTATGGACTGAGTCGTCTTTTAAGTAAACATTTCAGCCGTTATTTTGTTGATTATTTGAATGTTTAGAATTATTAGTGCATAATAAGGTAATAAGCTGACATCTCCAAGAATATAGTAGCATTAGAACTACAATAGTAATTTAAGGAGGTACTAGTAGTGGAAGTATTAAAAGTCTCAGCAAAATCAAACCCAAATTCAGTAGCAGGTGCACTTGCAAACGTTTTACGGGAAAGAGGCTCAGCGGAAATACAGGCTATCGGTGCCGGTGCTTTGAATCAGTCCGTTAAGGCAGTCGCAATTGCCAGGGGGTTTGTCGCACCAAGCGGAGTGGATTTAATTTGTATACCGGCTTTCACCGATATTATGATTGAAGAAGAAGAACGGACAGCTATTAAATTGATTATTGAACCGAGATAATTATGTCATTTTCAGTGTTGTGCATTCGCGCAGCACTTTTTTTGTGTTGTTTAATTCGCTTCCAGCATTTATAATGTAATAATGTATGGGTATATCAATTACTAATTTTTCATTTTACAATAGATAAGAAAGGAGTCCGGCTATGAACGAACAACAACGAAAACAGCAATCACAAATAAGACAGACCGATAATCCCACGGACATAAAATCCGATGCGGCTAATATTGAACGGTTGAAAAATACATCCAGTGACGATTTGATCACTAAATATTTTGAAACGACATATGAACCGCCAAATCTGAGTAAAGCCAGAAAACGCGGTCGTGACGATGTGGAAGTTCATTATGATTTTGGCATCCCGGAAGATATGGAGAATATCGGTGAAGGCAAAAAATTCATGATACGTACATATGGTTGCCAGATGAACGAACATGATACAGAAGTAATGGCAGGAATCCTGTCCGAGATGGGATATGAATCAACAGATGATAAAGAAGAAGCGGACATTATTTTATTGAACACATGTGCAATCCGGGAAAACGCCGAAAACAAAGTGTTTGGTGAAATTGGCCATTTGAAAGCGTTGAAAAGGGAAAATCCGGATTTGATTCTTGGTGTATGCGGCTGTATGTCACAGGAAGAAAAAGTCGTCAACCGAATTATGAAAAAACACCCGCAAGTTGATTTGATTTTCGGGACGCATAACATTCACCGTCTGCCGCACCTTGTGAAAGAAGCTATGTTCGGTAAAGAAAAAGTTGTTGAAGTATGGTCCAAGGAAGGCGATATTATTGAGAACCTTCCAAAGGCACGAAAAGGCAAAATCAAAGCATGGGTCAATATTATGTATGGCTGCGATAAATTCTGTACGTACTGTATTGTACCAATGACCCGCGGGAAAGAACGAAGCCGCCTTCCGGAAGACATTATCCAGGAAGTGCGTCACTTGACAGCACAGGGGTACAAAGAGATTACACTGCTTGGCCAGAATGTCAATGCTTATGGCAAAGACTTTGAAGACTCCGATTATAGCCTCGGTGACTTAATGGATGATTTGCATATGATTGATATTCCGAGAATCCGCTTTACAACATCGCACCCGCGGGATTTTGATGACCGCCTGATTGAAGTGCTTGCCCAGGGAGGCAACTTGCTTGATCATATCCATCTGCCCGTCCAGTCAGGCAGCAGTGAGGTTCTTAAGAAAATGAACCGCAGATATACGCGGGAAGAGTATTTGGAACTCGTTAGAAAAATCCGGGAAGCTATGCCTAACGCTACACTGACAACTGATATTATTGTCGGCTTCCCAAATGAAACTGAAGAACAGTTTGAAGAAACGATGTCACTGGTGGAAGAAGTTGGTTTTGAAGCGGCATTTACCTTTATCTATTCACCACGTGAAGGAACACCTGCAGCACGAAAACAGGATGATGTACCTGAAGAAGTGAAAAAACAGCGTCTCTATCGCTTGAATGAGCTTGTCAACAAACAGTCCGCCGAATCAATGAAACAATATAAGGATAAAGTTGTGCAAGTTCTTGTTGAAGGTGAAAGCAAAAAAGATCCGGATGTGCTGGCTGGCTATACAGAACGCAATAAATTGGTTAACTTTAAAGGACCACAATCGTCCGTTGGTAAAATTGTCGATGTTCACATAACGGAAACCAGAACATGGTCATTAAACGGTGTTATGGCAGAAACTGCAGCTGAGGTGAAATAATATGGCAGACTACACACGTCAAGAAATACTTGATGAAGCCAAAAAATTGGCTAACATGCTTGCAAATACAGAAGAAATTGATCGTTTCAAACAAGTTGAAGCCAAAATTAATGATAATAAAAAAGTACAGCAATTAATCCGGAAAATAAAAACATTGCAGAAACAGGCTGTTAACTTTCAGGCGTATGGAAAAACAGAGGCTCTTAAAAATGTAGAAGAAGAAATTGACCGTTTGCACGCCGAAGTTGATGCAATTCCAATTGTACAGGAATTTAAGGAAACACAGGGAGTCGTAAACGACGTGCTTCAGCTAGTATCCGGAACGATATCCCGGGAAGTAACAAACGACGTGATTACTTCAACCGGCGGTGATCTCCTCTCAGGGGAAACCGGAACGAAGCATGAAAACAATTCATCGAATCAACAATAATGATTAATGCCGGATGGGATTGTTCCTGTCCGGCTTTTTCATGCCTGATTATCTTCGCCCCCTCATATTAAATTCATTATGCACCTTAGGTATTTGTCTTGCATAAACTGACTATGAGAAAAAGGAGGTAGCGAAGATATGTCATTTCTAGATCACGAATATAGAGAAATTATTACGAAAGCAGTATGCGGAAAAGGCAAGAAATTTACGCAGGCAACGCACCATGTCGCAGCATCACATAGACCTTCCAGTATACTCGGCTGCTGGGTGATTAATCATTTATATAATGCTAAGAAAAAATCAGAGGACACTGTTGAAATCCATGGCAGCTACGACATTAATATCTGGTATTCTTATAACGATAATACCAAAACAGATGTTGTTACTGAGCGTGTGACCTATACCGATTATGTCCCGCTGTCTGTTAAAGACGATAAAAGCATCAATGATGATTACGATGTTATAGCTAAGGTCGTTCAGCAGCCAAATTGTCTGGAATGTGAAATCTCCGGCCATGGAAATAAAATTGCCGTCGATGTTGAACGTGAATTTGTTGTGCAAATTATCGGTGAAACAAAAGTAGCGGTAAGAGTAGATCCAAAAGGCTATATGTCAGATGACGATGATGACTGGGGCTTTGATATTACCGATGATGAGCTGAACGATGTGAAACCGGACTTTGTTAACAGCAAGGATAAGGATTAAAAACTTACGAGAGGTTACTCTCTCGTAAGTTTTTTTGATAATTGATTTAATCTGTCTATTCGTTGATATTCGTTTAAATATGCTATAATGAAACAACATATCGTATGTTTTTTGGAGGATTAATAATGGTTAAATACACACCGATGATGGAGCAATATTTGAAAATTAAAGCCGACCAGAAAGATGCTTTTTTATTTTTCCGGCTTGGTGATTTTTATGAAATGTTTTATGATGATGCCATCCAGGCAGCTCGTGAATTGGAAATTACCCTGACGAAACGTGATGGCGGCCAAGAAGATTCGGTACCTATGTGTGGTGTGCCATACCATTCCGCAAACAATTATATAAAAAAACTGGTCGAAAAAGGTTATAAAATTGCTATCTGTGAGCAGATGGAAGATCCAAAAGATGCTAAAGGTGTTGTGAAACGGGAAGTTGTACAATTAATAACGCCTGGAACTGTCATGGAAACAAACATGCTCAACGAACGTGATCATAACTATATTGCAAGTCTTTCTCATTTCGATGATGGCTCTTATGTGATTGTTTATAATGATCTTTCAATTGGGGAAAGCAATGTTGCGCTCATTTCTGATGGATGGGATGCGGTGCTTCATGAATTGTATAACCAGCCCATTAAAGAGATGGTTGTGTCACCTGATCTGCCTGAAACATTGCAAAACACCTTACGTGATAAACTGAATATAACATTGTCATTCCACGATGACGAAACTTTTCAAGCAAAATACCGGGATCTGTGTGAAAACTTAAATGATAAGCGGTTTGTTCAAGCTTTCAGCAGATTACTTAATTACTTGCAAAACACCCAGAAACGCTCGCTTGATCATTTGCAGCCGGCAAACGTGATTGACTTGGATTATTTTCTATCATTGGATATGTACTCTAAACGAAATCTGGAACTCACAGAAACCATTATGAAAAAAGGCAAGCACGGCAGTTTGTTATGGGTGCTTGATCAGACTGTAACGGCAATGGGTACGCGGATGTTGAAAAAATGGATTGACCGCCCTCTGCTAAAGAAAGAAGAAATTGAAGAACGGTTTGATATTGTCGAAGGTTTCTTGCACGGTTTTATGGAACGTGAAGAGCTGTGGGAGGCTTTGAAATCAGTCTATGACCTGGAAAGGCTTGCCGGCCGGGTCGCTTTTGGCAATGTCAATGCACGCGATCTGATACAGCTGAAACAATCGCTGGAACAGATTCCTGAG
Protein-coding regions in this window:
- the rny gene encoding ribonuclease Y, with amino-acid sequence MDNPLIISILLAVILIVGIVVGYLIRKSIGEAKITSAENLAKQIVDEAHRNADAAKKEALLEAKDENHNLRQQTEDDLRERRLEVQKQENRLMQKEENLDRESETLNQRETTLEGREESLTEKQQQIEEMESKVEAMLNEQQTELERISGYTTEQAKQVILERVEQEVNHESALMIKEAENRAKEEADKKAKSILSLALQRCAADHVAETTVSVVNLPNDEMKGRIIGREGRNIRTLETLTGIDLIIDDTPEAVVLSGFDPIRREIARIALEKLVQDGRIHPARIEEMVDKSRRDVDEYIREVGEETTFDVGIHGLHPDLVKILGRLKYRTSYGQNVLNHSTEVAYLSGLLAAELGEDETLAKRAGLLHDIGKAVDHEVEGSHVEIGKELGVKYKEHEVVINSIASHHGDEEATSIISVLVAAADALSAARPGARSETLENYIKRLERLEEISESYSGVEKSFAIQAGREIRIMVKPDEINDIDSVRIARDIRKQIEGELQYPGHIKVTVIRETRAVEYAK
- a CDS encoding TIGR00282 family metallophosphoesterase — its product is MKILFIGDVTGSPGRDMVRTYLPKLKEKYHPNMTIINGENAAAGKGINKKIYKQFLEWGANVITMGNHTWDKKEIFEFIDEANNLVRPANFPEGTPGKGIVFINLNGTEVAVINVQGRTFLPAIDDPFRKMDELVETARKRTNIIFVDVHAETTSEKQAMGWYLDGKVSAVAGTHTHTQTADERILPKGTAYITDAGMTGPYDAILGVEKEAVMKKFLTSLPVRFEIDETGRTQMNGVLVTVDDHTGSARKIERILINDDHPFMD
- a CDS encoding stage V sporulation protein S produces the protein MEVLKVSAKSNPNSVAGALANVLRERGSAEIQAIGAGALNQSVKAVAIARGFVAPSGVDLICIPAFTDIMIEEEERTAIKLIIEPR
- the miaB gene encoding tRNA (N6-isopentenyl adenosine(37)-C2)-methylthiotransferase MiaB, with protein sequence MNEQQRKQQSQIRQTDNPTDIKSDAANIERLKNTSSDDLITKYFETTYEPPNLSKARKRGRDDVEVHYDFGIPEDMENIGEGKKFMIRTYGCQMNEHDTEVMAGILSEMGYESTDDKEEADIILLNTCAIRENAENKVFGEIGHLKALKRENPDLILGVCGCMSQEEKVVNRIMKKHPQVDLIFGTHNIHRLPHLVKEAMFGKEKVVEVWSKEGDIIENLPKARKGKIKAWVNIMYGCDKFCTYCIVPMTRGKERSRLPEDIIQEVRHLTAQGYKEITLLGQNVNAYGKDFEDSDYSLGDLMDDLHMIDIPRIRFTTSHPRDFDDRLIEVLAQGGNLLDHIHLPVQSGSSEVLKKMNRRYTREEYLELVRKIREAMPNATLTTDIIVGFPNETEEQFEETMSLVEEVGFEAAFTFIYSPREGTPAARKQDDVPEEVKKQRLYRLNELVNKQSAESMKQYKDKVVQVLVEGESKKDPDVLAGYTERNKLVNFKGPQSSVGKIVDVHITETRTWSLNGVMAETAAEVK
- a CDS encoding RicAFT regulatory complex protein RicA family protein, translating into MADYTRQEILDEAKKLANMLANTEEIDRFKQVEAKINDNKKVQQLIRKIKTLQKQAVNFQAYGKTEALKNVEEEIDRLHAEVDAIPIVQEFKETQGVVNDVLQLVSGTISREVTNDVITSTGGDLLSGETGTKHENNSSNQQ
- a CDS encoding outer spore coat protein CotE — encoded protein: MSFLDHEYREIITKAVCGKGKKFTQATHHVAASHRPSSILGCWVINHLYNAKKKSEDTVEIHGSYDINIWYSYNDNTKTDVVTERVTYTDYVPLSVKDDKSINDDYDVIAKVVQQPNCLECEISGHGNKIAVDVEREFVVQIIGETKVAVRVDPKGYMSDDDDDWGFDITDDELNDVKPDFVNSKDKD